One genomic segment of Nonomuraea coxensis DSM 45129 includes these proteins:
- the meaB gene encoding methylmalonyl Co-A mutase-associated GTPase MeaB: MMTKRKKGVRGVHSLEDYADGVRAGSRTWIARAITLVESTRPDHMALAQRLLVELTPLTGHARRIGVSGVPGVGKSTFIDAFGTMLTGEGHKVAVLAVDPSSTRTGGSILGDKTRMSRLSVDPAAFIRPSPTSGTLGGVAKATREAMVVVEAAGFDVVLVETVGVGQSETAVADMVDTFLLLTLARTGDQLQGIKKGVLELADVIAVNKADGEYQLPARKAARELAGALRMLRSDSTPPPVLTCSGLTGEGLEKLWRHVVAHQESIDLAAKRRAQQVGWTWTLVRERLLAELRDDPGVAAIKDEVERKILDGALTPALAADRLLSVFERRRAGAQPS, encoded by the coding sequence ATGATGACCAAGAGGAAGAAAGGGGTGCGGGGCGTGCACTCGCTGGAGGATTACGCCGACGGCGTCCGCGCGGGCTCGCGAACGTGGATCGCCCGCGCGATCACGCTGGTCGAGTCCACCAGGCCCGACCACATGGCCCTGGCCCAGCGGCTGCTCGTCGAGCTCACCCCGCTCACCGGCCACGCCCGCAGGATCGGCGTGTCGGGCGTGCCCGGCGTGGGCAAGTCCACGTTCATCGACGCGTTCGGCACGATGCTGACCGGCGAGGGGCACAAGGTCGCCGTCCTGGCCGTGGACCCCTCCTCCACCCGCACGGGCGGCAGCATTCTCGGCGACAAGACCCGCATGTCCCGTCTGTCCGTCGATCCCGCGGCCTTCATCCGGCCCTCGCCCACGTCGGGCACGCTGGGCGGCGTGGCCAAGGCCACCCGCGAGGCGATGGTCGTGGTGGAGGCGGCCGGGTTCGACGTGGTGCTCGTCGAGACCGTCGGCGTCGGCCAGTCGGAGACCGCCGTGGCCGACATGGTGGACACGTTCCTGCTGCTCACCCTGGCCCGTACCGGCGACCAGCTCCAGGGCATCAAGAAGGGCGTACTGGAGCTGGCCGACGTGATCGCCGTCAACAAGGCCGACGGCGAGTACCAGCTCCCGGCCAGGAAGGCGGCCCGCGAGCTGGCCGGCGCGCTGCGCATGCTGCGTTCCGACAGCACCCCGCCGCCCGTGCTGACCTGCAGCGGCCTGACCGGCGAGGGCCTGGAGAAGCTGTGGCGGCACGTCGTGGCGCACCAGGAGTCGATCGACCTGGCCGCCAAGCGCCGGGCCCAGCAGGTCGGCTGGACGTGGACGCTGGTCCGCGAGCGGCTGCTGGCCGAGTTGCGCGACGACCCCGGGGTGGCCGCCATCAAGGACGAGGTGGAGCGGAAGATCCTCGACGGCGCGCTGACCCCGGCGCTCGCCGCCGACCGGCTGCTCTCGGTCTTCGAGCGGCGGCGGGCAGGTGCTCAGCCGTCGTAG
- a CDS encoding AMP-dependent synthetase/ligase, translated as MSSIPALLRDRIAATPDAEAYRVPTDDGWQSLSWREVGERVRGLALGLAALGAGPGKRVSILCSTRLEWILTDLAVLATGAATTTIYPSNTAAEAAFVITDSGSTIVVAENDDQVAKLRSVRQELPGVTKVIVIDGSPGDDDWVMPFDAVTGEGDYDAMVDAIAEDHLATLIYTSGTTGRPKGVELTHDNWLYAADAVRQLGLISPADLHFLWLPLSHSFGKLLEVVMIGIGVPTAIDGRLDKIADNLGVVRPTIMAAAPRIFEKIHNTVVASMRREGGAKLRIFEWAKKTGIRVSRARQRGASLPLTTRAEYALADRLVFAKLRERFGGRVRYFISGAAPLNTDIAEFFDAAGLTILEGYGLTESSAGSFLNRPDSPRFGTVGPPLPGTEVRIADDGEILIGGRGVMRGYHGLPEETAAALEDGWLRTGDIGELDEAGRLRITDRKKELIKTSGGKYVAPTHLEGSIKAACPYVSHVFVHGDRRNYVTALVTLDMDVVAPWAAAESLPADAEALREHPRMREEIQKAVDQVNADQASYSTVKKFAILAEDFTVETGELTASLKIRRKIVEERHGKTLDGFYDG; from the coding sequence ATGTCGAGCATCCCCGCCCTGCTACGTGATCGGATCGCGGCCACTCCCGACGCCGAGGCGTACCGCGTGCCCACCGACGACGGCTGGCAGTCGTTGTCGTGGCGCGAGGTGGGCGAGCGCGTACGCGGGCTGGCCCTCGGCCTGGCGGCGCTGGGAGCCGGCCCGGGCAAGCGGGTGTCCATCCTGTGCTCGACCCGGCTGGAGTGGATCCTCACCGACCTCGCGGTGCTGGCGACCGGCGCCGCCACGACGACGATCTACCCGTCCAACACGGCCGCCGAGGCGGCGTTCGTCATCACCGACTCCGGCAGCACGATCGTCGTGGCCGAGAACGACGACCAGGTGGCCAAGCTGCGCTCGGTCCGGCAGGAGCTGCCCGGCGTCACGAAAGTGATCGTCATCGACGGCTCCCCCGGCGACGACGACTGGGTGATGCCGTTCGACGCCGTCACCGGCGAGGGCGACTACGACGCCATGGTGGACGCCATCGCCGAGGACCACCTGGCCACCCTCATCTACACCTCCGGCACCACCGGCCGGCCCAAGGGCGTGGAGCTCACCCACGACAACTGGCTGTACGCCGCCGACGCGGTCCGGCAGCTCGGCCTCATCTCCCCCGCCGACCTGCACTTCCTCTGGCTGCCGCTGTCGCACTCGTTCGGCAAGCTGCTGGAGGTCGTGATGATCGGCATCGGCGTGCCGACCGCGATCGACGGCCGGCTCGACAAGATCGCCGACAACCTGGGCGTGGTGCGGCCGACCATCATGGCCGCCGCGCCGCGCATCTTCGAGAAGATCCACAACACCGTGGTCGCGTCCATGCGGCGCGAGGGCGGCGCGAAGCTGCGCATCTTCGAGTGGGCGAAGAAGACCGGCATCCGGGTCAGCCGGGCCCGCCAGCGCGGCGCGAGCCTGCCGCTCACCACCCGCGCCGAGTACGCGCTGGCCGACCGGCTCGTCTTCGCCAAGCTGAGGGAGCGCTTCGGCGGCCGGGTCCGCTACTTCATCTCGGGCGCCGCCCCGCTCAACACCGACATCGCCGAGTTCTTCGACGCGGCCGGCCTGACGATCCTCGAAGGCTACGGGCTGACCGAGTCGTCGGCGGGCAGCTTCCTCAACCGGCCCGACTCGCCGCGTTTCGGCACGGTGGGCCCGCCCCTGCCCGGCACCGAGGTGCGCATCGCCGACGACGGCGAGATCCTCATCGGCGGGCGCGGCGTGATGCGCGGCTACCACGGGCTTCCCGAGGAGACGGCGGCGGCGCTGGAGGACGGCTGGCTGCGCACGGGGGACATCGGCGAGCTGGACGAGGCCGGCCGGCTGCGCATCACCGACCGCAAGAAGGAGCTGATCAAGACCTCGGGCGGCAAGTACGTCGCGCCCACCCACCTGGAGGGCTCGATCAAGGCGGCCTGCCCGTACGTGTCGCACGTGTTCGTCCACGGCGACCGGCGCAACTACGTCACCGCCCTGGTCACGCTCGACATGGACGTGGTCGCCCCGTGGGCGGCCGCCGAGTCGCTGCCGGCCGACGCCGAGGCGCTGCGCGAGCATCCGCGCATGCGCGAGGAGATCCAGAAGGCGGTCGACCAGGTCAACGCCGACCAGGCCAGCTACTCGACGGTCAAGAAGTTCGCGATCCTCGCCGAGGACTTCACCGTGGAGACCGGCGAGCTGACGGCCAGCCTCAAGATCCGCCGCAAGATCGTCGAGGAGCGTCACGGCAAGACCCTGGACGGCTTCTACGACGGCTGA